The Longimicrobium sp. genome window below encodes:
- a CDS encoding sodium:solute symporter, whose translation MTSFSLANLAVVLAYVGAVAALGSLLGRRQKDASDYFLADHAVPWWAACFSIVATETSALTVISVPATAYGGGLWMLQLAAGYLIGRIAISVFLLPRYFQGELVTAYALLERRFGLPVRRLASLVFLVTRTLADAVRIYATAIPLAVITGLPTWQSILAIGVFTLVYSYYGGLRAVVWVDVAQMFIYIVGGIAVLWVLIDRVPGGWAGIVDRAGAAGKLDVVHLSGGFADPKWLLTGLLGGAFLTMASHGADHLIVQRLLASPSLKDARRALVGSGVIVLLQFALFLVIGAALWVFYRGAAWDSPDAVFPTFAVRELPPGVSGLVVAAILAAAMSSSLNALAAVSVHDIYAPLTGRTGEEHLLKVGKRFTLFWGVILILVSLAFQLVRPGTPLVIVALQIASFTYGGLLGGFLLGLVSKRAGTRDALAGMGVAIAAMASLWAAQQFGAIPKLVDTLWFSLLGSALTVGVGTAGAALRGSRPAAAPG comes from the coding sequence TTGACCTCCTTCTCCCTCGCCAACCTGGCGGTCGTCCTCGCCTACGTCGGCGCCGTGGCGGCGCTGGGGAGCCTGCTGGGGCGGCGGCAGAAGGACGCCTCGGACTACTTCCTGGCCGACCACGCGGTGCCCTGGTGGGCGGCGTGCTTCTCCATCGTGGCCACCGAGACCAGCGCGCTCACCGTGATCTCCGTCCCGGCCACGGCGTACGGGGGCGGGCTGTGGATGCTGCAGCTCGCGGCCGGCTACCTGATCGGCCGCATCGCGATCTCCGTCTTCCTCCTCCCGCGCTACTTCCAGGGCGAGCTGGTCACGGCGTACGCGCTCCTGGAGCGGCGCTTCGGGTTGCCGGTGCGGCGGCTGGCGTCGCTCGTCTTCCTGGTGACGCGCACGCTGGCCGACGCGGTGCGCATCTACGCCACCGCCATCCCGCTGGCCGTCATCACGGGGCTCCCCACCTGGCAGTCGATCCTGGCCATCGGCGTCTTCACCCTGGTCTACAGCTACTACGGGGGCCTGCGCGCCGTGGTGTGGGTGGACGTGGCGCAGATGTTCATCTACATCGTGGGCGGCATCGCCGTGCTCTGGGTGCTGATCGACCGCGTCCCCGGCGGGTGGGCGGGGATCGTGGACAGGGCGGGCGCGGCGGGGAAGCTGGACGTCGTCCACCTCTCCGGCGGCTTCGCGGACCCGAAGTGGCTGCTGACGGGGCTGCTGGGCGGGGCCTTCCTCACCATGGCCTCGCACGGGGCCGACCACCTGATCGTGCAGCGGCTGCTCGCCTCGCCCAGCCTGAAAGACGCGCGGCGGGCGCTGGTGGGGTCGGGGGTGATCGTGCTGCTGCAGTTCGCGCTCTTCCTGGTGATCGGCGCGGCGCTGTGGGTGTTCTACCGCGGCGCGGCGTGGGACAGCCCCGACGCCGTCTTCCCCACCTTCGCCGTGCGCGAGCTGCCGCCGGGCGTCTCCGGCCTCGTGGTGGCGGCGATCCTGGCGGCGGCCATGTCGAGCTCGCTGAACGCGCTGGCGGCCGTGTCGGTGCACGACATCTACGCGCCGCTCACCGGCCGGACCGGCGAGGAGCACCTGCTGAAGGTGGGGAAGCGATTCACCCTGTTCTGGGGGGTGATCCTGATCCTGGTCTCCCTCGCCTTCCAGCTGGTGAGGCCGGGGACGCCGCTGGTGATCGTGGCGCTGCAGATCGCCAGCTTCACCTACGGGGGGCTGCTGGGCGGCTTCCTGCTGGGGCTGGTCTCGAAGCGCGCCGGGACGCGCGACGCCCTGGCGGGCATGGGGGTTGCCATCGCCGCCATGGCCTCGCTCTGGGCCGCGCAGCAGTTCGGGGCGATCCCGAAGCTCGTGGACACGCTCTGGTTCAGCCTGCTCGGCTCGGCGCTCACCGTGGGCGTCGGCACGGCGGGCGCCGCGCTGCGCGGATCGAGACCGGCCGCGGCGCCGGGGTGA
- a CDS encoding sigma 54-interacting transcriptional regulator, with protein sequence MPPRAPQVPDGDLWGHRSETSGEIELLPPEARAFAQLAAASPDAVLLHGETGAGKTYLARLIHRLGPSPERPFVHVNCASIPESLFEREMFGHVRGAFTDARESRPGLVEAAEGGTLFLDEIGELPAAAQPKLLQVLEEGAVRRLGATHAQRAHFRLIAATNRDLGEMLRQRAFREDLYYRCAVLEYRVPALRERRGEVPALLEYFLARNAPPGAGRPEITPAALALLSAYPWPGNLRELDNCIRRVLAYARGGPVEVRHLPERFHAPESVAAAAERGAPRSASAYVAPDDPDQEVRMIEEALRAEGGNRTRAARRLGMSRATLWIKLQRHAPRLAAPA encoded by the coding sequence GTGCCGCCACGAGCGCCGCAGGTCCCAGATGGAGACCTTTGGGGCCATCGCAGTGAAACATCTGGCGAGATCGAGCTCCTTCCACCCGAAGCCCGCGCCTTCGCGCAGCTCGCCGCCGCCTCGCCCGATGCGGTGCTCCTGCACGGCGAGACCGGGGCGGGAAAAACGTACCTGGCGCGGCTGATCCACCGGCTGGGGCCCTCCCCGGAGCGCCCCTTCGTGCACGTCAACTGCGCGTCGATTCCCGAGAGCCTGTTCGAGCGCGAGATGTTCGGGCACGTGCGGGGCGCGTTCACCGACGCCCGCGAATCGCGCCCGGGGCTGGTGGAGGCGGCCGAGGGCGGGACGCTGTTCCTGGACGAGATCGGCGAGCTTCCCGCCGCCGCGCAGCCCAAGCTGCTGCAGGTGCTGGAGGAGGGCGCGGTGCGCCGGCTCGGGGCCACCCACGCGCAGCGGGCGCACTTCCGCCTGATCGCGGCCACCAACCGCGACCTGGGCGAGATGCTGCGCCAGCGCGCCTTCCGCGAAGACCTGTACTACCGCTGCGCCGTGCTGGAGTACCGCGTCCCCGCGCTGCGCGAGCGCAGGGGCGAGGTTCCCGCGTTGCTCGAGTACTTCCTGGCCCGCAACGCCCCCCCGGGCGCCGGGCGCCCGGAGATCACCCCCGCGGCCCTCGCCCTTCTCTCCGCCTACCCCTGGCCCGGCAACCTGCGCGAGCTGGACAACTGCATCCGGCGGGTGCTGGCGTACGCCCGCGGCGGTCCCGTGGAGGTGCGCCACCTCCCCGAGCGCTTCCACGCCCCGGAGAGCGTCGCCGCGGCCGCGGAGCGGGGGGCGCCGCGGAGCGCGTCCGCGTACGTGGCGCCCGACGACCCCGACCAGGAGGTCCGGATGATCGAGGAGGCGCTCCGCGCGGAAGGCGGCAACCGCACGCGCGCGGCGCGCCGCCTGGGGATGTCGCGCGCCACCCTCTGGATCAAGCTGCAGCGCCACGCCCCCCGCCTGGCCGCCCCCGCGTAG